The genomic segment TCCCGGGAAAAATCTTCATGCGCTTGTTGTCTTTGCTTTCCCTTTTTTCATAAGAGTCATGTGTTTCTTGTCTTCCTAACTATACCTTCATCTTCAGTTTTGTTCCATTGGAGCTTATCTCTTAATAGATcaccacacacaaaaagatcaaacctttaCCTAAATTTTTCAATAATGGAAGAAGTATCATCATCGATCGCTGGACCTTTCAGACCATTCTCCGAAACCCAGATGGATTTCACAGGGATCAGGTTGGGTAGAGGTTACTGCATCAGCAGCAACCAACAACAATACTCAACTCAAGGAGGCTCCGAGAACGGAGGAGATCTAACCTCATGCTCTGTTTCCGCGTCTCACGGTTCTGAATCTAGGAAAGTTTTGATTTCTCGGATCAATTCTCCTAATCTAAACATGAAGGAATCAGCAGCTGCTGATATAGTCGTCGTTGATCCAATCTCCTCCGACAACAACAACGGCTCAGATGTTCAGAGggagaaaaagatgatgatTAGCAGAACAGAGAGTAGGAGTCTGTTTGAATTCAAGAGTATTCCTTTATACGGTGTGACTTCGATCTGTGGACGAAGACCTGAGATGGAAGATGCTGTCTCCACCATTCCTAGGTTCCTTCAGAGCTCTGATTCGTTACTTGATGGTGGTCGTTTTAATCCTCAGTCAACTGCTCATTTCTTTGGTGTTTACGACGGTCATGGTGGTTCTCAGGTAATAAAAAAGATGCGATCTTTCGATTTgggtttttgttaattttgtaaaagaGTCTTGATTTTGGTTATTGGTGTTGTTAGGTAGCGAACTATTGTAGAGAGAGGATGCATTTGGCTTTAGCGGAGGAGGTAGCTAAGGAGAAACCTATGCTCTGTGATGGTGATACGTGGCtggagaagtggaagagagCTCTTTTCAATTCTTTCTTGAGAGTTGACTCTGAGATTGAGTCTGTTGCCCCGGAGACGGTTGGGTCAACGTCTGTGGTCTCCGTTGTTTTCCCGACTCATATCTTTGTTGCTAACTGCGGTGACTCCAGAGCCGTTCTTTGCCGTGGCAAAACTGCGCTTCCTTTATCCGTTGACCACAAAGTAAGCTTATAGAGACTCAAGATCTATAGTTAGATTCTGTTGTGTTGTGCTCAAGATGTTTAGTTTGGGAGTTGTATTGTTATGTGTGTAGCCGGATAGAGAAGATGAAGCGGCGAGGATTGAAGCCGCGGGAGGGAAAGTGATCCAGTGGAACGGAGCTCGTGTTTTTGGTGTTCTCGCCATGTCAAGATCAATTGGTAAGctttcttttatgtttcttcaCCCTAAAGCTTTCTTGAAatagaaacctttttttttgcttacaaACATTGTGACATTTGCAACAGGCGATAGATACTTGAAACCGTCCATCATTCCTGATCCGGAAGTGACGGCTGTGAAGAGAGTTAAAGAAGATGACTGTCTGATTCTTGCGAGTGACGGGGTTTGGGATGTAATAACGGATGAGGAAGCGTGTGAGATGGCGAGGAAGCGGATTCTCTTGTGGCACAAGAAAAATGCGGTGGCTGGGGATGCGTCGTTGCTCGCGGATGAGCGGAGAAAGGAAGGGAAAGATCCCGCGGCGATGTCTGCTGCTGAGTATTTGTCGAAGCTGGCGATACAGAGAGGAAGCAAAGACAACATAAGTGTGGTGGTGGTTGATTTGAAGCCTCAGAGGAAACTCAAGAGCAAACCCTTGAACTGAGGCAGAGAGGgtcctttttcttaattttttaaaaatgaatatgggtctctcaaaaaatatttactattAATTTGTGCTTATTGttgttaaattattattttttttaactaacaagCTTTATGAGATAATGTAGCTTAATGTGTTAAAGCTCATTGTCTTGACGTTCTAAAACAGCCCCTTGTATTTTTCCTCCAGGGCTAATTGTAATATGGTTACAACATTCAATAAGATGTAGTATTTTTACGAAAATTGAAAGATATATTACTGTCTAAACACACAAATTGAAGTTTGTAGATTAGtcttttataaagtcaaaacATGTCGTAGATTTTGTCTTTCATGAGATCTATTCTAGTGGATATGAACTAGAACTTGGTGGTAAAAAAAGATTTGCTCAAACTCGGTTCTTCTAGTTAGCAAGTGGGGGAATCAAAGATCCTGCGTTGGTAAAGTAAGCGGAGAGATTTGCATCTTCAAACATATTCACGAACTTGTGTTCCTATTCACCAGAAAA from the Camelina sativa cultivar DH55 chromosome 12, Cs, whole genome shotgun sequence genome contains:
- the LOC104730804 gene encoding protein phosphatase 2C 56 codes for the protein MEEVSSSIAGPFRPFSETQMDFTGIRLGRGYCISSNQQQYSTQGGSENGGDLTSCSVSASHGSESRKVLISRINSPNLNMKESAAADIVVVDPISSDNNNGSDVQREKKMMISRTESRSLFEFKSIPLYGVTSICGRRPEMEDAVSTIPRFLQSSDSLLDGGRFNPQSTAHFFGVYDGHGGSQVANYCRERMHLALAEEVAKEKPMLCDGDTWLEKWKRALFNSFLRVDSEIESVAPETVGSTSVVSVVFPTHIFVANCGDSRAVLCRGKTALPLSVDHKPDREDEAARIEAAGGKVIQWNGARVFGVLAMSRSIGDRYLKPSIIPDPEVTAVKRVKEDDCLILASDGVWDVITDEEACEMARKRILLWHKKNAVAGDASLLADERRKEGKDPAAMSAAEYLSKLAIQRGSKDNISVVVVDLKPQRKLKSKPLN